In Deltaproteobacteria bacterium, a single genomic region encodes these proteins:
- a CDS encoding NIPSNAP family protein, producing MIIEMRTYTLKPGKTPDFEKAFEEGLQHRAKISPLGAFFHSEVGPLNQVIHIWPYESFAEKDRIGAEARATGHWPPKVREFMVTQESKVFQAAPFSPPLEPRELGNIYEIRTYTVHPGSIPALIERWQECIEDRVKISPLAAAWFTTYGALNQWVHIWPYKDMGERSRLRAEAMKLPNWPPTTREMLLHQENSIVVPASFSPLH from the coding sequence ATGATCATCGAGATGAGAACCTATACGCTCAAGCCCGGCAAGACGCCGGACTTCGAGAAGGCTTTCGAGGAAGGGCTGCAGCACCGCGCCAAGATCTCTCCGCTGGGGGCGTTCTTTCATTCGGAGGTGGGGCCGCTGAACCAGGTTATCCACATCTGGCCGTACGAGAGCTTCGCGGAGAAGGACCGCATCGGCGCCGAGGCCCGTGCCACCGGCCACTGGCCGCCCAAGGTACGCGAGTTCATGGTGACGCAGGAGAGCAAGGTCTTTCAGGCGGCGCCGTTCTCTCCGCCGCTGGAGCCCCGTGAGCTGGGCAACATCTACGAGATCCGCACCTACACGGTCCATCCGGGCTCTATCCCGGCGTTGATCGAGCGCTGGCAGGAGTGCATCGAGGACCGGGTCAAGATCTCGCCCTTGGCAGCCGCCTGGTTCACCACATACGGCGCGCTCAACCAGTGGGTGCACATCTGGCCGTACAAGGACATGGGTGAGCGGTCCCGGCTCCGTGCCGAGGCCATGAAGCTCCCCAACTGGCCCCCTACCACCCGCGAGATGCTGCTCCACCAGGAGAACTCCATCGTGGTGCCGGCGTCCTTCTCGCCGTTGCACTAG
- the uvrA gene encoding excinuclease ABC subunit UvrA, which translates to MDQGWIHVRGARQNNLKDLDLQIPLNALTVVTGVSGSGKSTVAFDILYAEGQRRYVESFSAYARQFLDRMEKPDVDAIENIPPTIAIDQTRPVKTSRSTVGTMTELYDHLKLLFAKIGVLHCSGCGKVIVKDSAPSIVRQLQDRGEGGRWVLTFPVSVPPSLPWEDVKGGLQQAGFHRLLLDRDLLDLESMDAPPGEVVDVVADRFVYRKSTRKRVTDSLEQAFQFGKGKLDLHDMDGGWRREGFSNRLHCSACDLSYAEPQPNLFSFNSPLGACETCHGFGRSIDLDLDLVIPDPSKSIADGAIKPWTTRAARWELRELKKFCERRGISLERPFAELDEEDRRLIIDGEGSWHDGKYYGIRGWFEWLERKSYKMHVRVFLARYRCYVTCGDCHGTRLKPEGLNFLIAGRNIADVNRMSVAEAHAYFRALDLDATRDQVASLVLHEIRRRLDYLMGVGLEYLTLDRQSRTLSGGELERVDLTTAIGSSLVNTLYVLDEPSIGLHPRDSHRLVEILHRLRANHNTVVVVEHDPEIIKESDYVIDLGPQAGEHGGEVVFAGSYGELLASETSLTADYLTQRRSIPLPVRYRPLIRGRTLDILGARANNLKNIDVSIPLGRLVCVTGVSGSGKSSLVDEVIAHNIRRLKASPLATLTDCDEIRGIDRIPEVILVDQSPLGTTPRSNPVTYMKAFDPIRRLFAGVDLSRFRGYTPSTFSFNVEGGRCESCRGEGFEKIEMQFLSDVYATCSECGGARYRQEVLEVTYRGKNIHDVLGLTIAEAMKFFGDQPEIARGLRPLVRVGLDYLRLGQPVTTLSGGESQRLKLASHIVRATKTGTLFIFDEPTTGLHFHDIRRLLSALQELIDQGHSVMVIEHNPEVIKCADHIIDLGPEGGDGGGEVVATGTPPEVAAVESSHTGRYLKDHLRPSSSRFSPTLAKTQPQPRTAARSAAPAPNGKADDGSGDGNASNGQAAETPGSNGTALNGAGAIQIIGAREHNLKGIDVDIPRDQLVVVTGLSGSGKSSLAFDIIYADGQRRYIDSLSAYARQFMKIMARPNVDVLAGIPPTVAIEQRLSQGGRNSTVATVTELYHYLRLLYSKVGKQHCPQCGGAITALTRSRILDRVGRRYRGKDITVLSPVVRGRKGYHKDVMMAARRLGYGRARIDGTVTALSASLLQKGLGRFHEHDIDIVVGTAKAGRLSMETVLGQGLRLGNGVIHVLSEGAEEVYNERLFCRACGVGYEPLDPRLFSFNSRQGACPDCRGVGSSEEFDADLVIPDPRLSLTEVVERLCAEAPEGRAGLKRRLNQCQGELERKLGIPGDVPIGKLSAKQREVLLHGRSRPSVSGLLTVLAGLQVKSDGPLGGYLASFVSERTCPSCEGARLNARARSVRVAGRAIWQVTALSVKEALGRFASLEERLTANGADAERLVLEKTQKEIHHKLRFLDEVGLGYLTLDRRANTLSGGEAQRVRLAAQLGSNLRGVCYILDEPTIGLHTRDNNRLLATLRRLVEAGNTVLVVEHDETTIRAADVLVDLGPGAGVRGGQVVAMGSPDEVCANPASVTGAFLGTARRRLWPERPLRGGDWLVVTGARENNLKNLKVRLPLGKWTCVTGVSGSGKSTLVKEVLFKGLKARLGQNAGRPGRHEGLAGCEPIERAVEVDQTPIGKTPRSVPASYVGFLDEIRRIYALHPEARMRGYTPSRFSFNVSGGRCDECAGQGRIRKEMSFLPDVFVDCDVCGGERFNEETLSVRFNGKNISEVLNMTVEEAVEFFGAFPKAYRPLKLLDDIGMGYITLGQASNTLSGGEAQRIKLAYELGKESRGRTLYILDEPTTGLHFADVEKLIDILHRLVDAGNTVITIEHNLEIIKDADYLVDLGPEGGDKGGRVVAHGPPSKVARDGKRSYTARALKEYLEANGAGYAGPCPEKRCL; encoded by the coding sequence ATGGATCAGGGCTGGATACACGTTCGCGGCGCCAGGCAGAACAACCTCAAGGACCTCGACCTCCAGATTCCCCTCAACGCGCTGACGGTGGTGACCGGCGTCAGCGGGTCGGGCAAGTCCACCGTCGCGTTCGACATCCTCTACGCGGAGGGACAGCGCCGCTACGTCGAGAGCTTCTCGGCGTACGCGCGCCAGTTCCTCGACCGCATGGAGAAGCCCGACGTCGACGCCATCGAGAACATCCCGCCCACCATCGCTATCGACCAGACCCGGCCGGTGAAGACCTCGCGCTCCACGGTCGGCACCATGACCGAGCTGTACGACCACCTGAAGCTCCTGTTCGCCAAGATCGGCGTCCTCCACTGCTCGGGCTGCGGCAAGGTCATCGTCAAGGACAGCGCGCCCTCCATCGTGAGACAGCTTCAGGACCGCGGCGAGGGGGGGCGCTGGGTGCTGACGTTTCCGGTATCCGTGCCGCCGTCCCTGCCCTGGGAAGACGTGAAGGGCGGGCTGCAGCAGGCGGGGTTCCACCGGCTCCTGCTGGACCGCGACCTGCTGGACCTGGAATCGATGGACGCGCCGCCCGGAGAGGTCGTCGACGTCGTCGCCGACCGCTTCGTGTACCGCAAGTCCACGCGCAAACGGGTCACGGACTCGCTGGAGCAGGCCTTTCAGTTCGGCAAGGGAAAGCTGGACCTGCACGACATGGACGGCGGCTGGCGCCGGGAAGGCTTCAGCAACCGCCTGCACTGTTCCGCCTGCGACCTGTCCTACGCCGAGCCGCAGCCCAACCTGTTCTCCTTCAACAGCCCGCTGGGGGCATGCGAGACCTGCCACGGCTTCGGCCGCTCCATCGACCTCGACCTCGACCTGGTGATCCCGGACCCCTCCAAGTCCATCGCCGACGGCGCCATCAAGCCCTGGACCACCCGGGCGGCGCGCTGGGAACTGCGCGAGCTGAAGAAGTTCTGCGAGCGCCGGGGGATCTCGCTGGAGCGCCCCTTCGCCGAGCTGGACGAGGAGGACCGCCGGCTCATCATCGACGGCGAGGGAAGCTGGCACGACGGCAAGTACTACGGCATCCGCGGCTGGTTCGAGTGGCTGGAGCGGAAGAGCTACAAGATGCACGTGCGCGTGTTCCTGGCGCGCTACCGCTGCTACGTGACCTGCGGCGACTGCCACGGCACCCGCCTCAAGCCCGAGGGACTGAACTTCCTCATCGCCGGGCGCAACATCGCCGACGTGAACCGCATGAGCGTGGCCGAGGCGCACGCGTACTTCCGGGCGCTGGATCTGGACGCCACCCGCGACCAGGTGGCCAGCCTCGTGCTCCACGAGATCCGCCGCCGCCTCGACTATCTCATGGGCGTGGGGCTGGAGTACCTGACCCTGGACCGCCAGTCGCGCACACTGTCGGGCGGCGAGCTGGAGCGGGTGGATCTCACCACCGCCATCGGCTCGTCCCTGGTGAACACCTTGTACGTGCTGGACGAACCCTCCATCGGCCTGCACCCGCGCGACAGCCACCGCCTGGTGGAGATCCTCCACCGCCTGCGCGCCAACCACAACACCGTGGTGGTGGTGGAGCACGACCCGGAGATCATCAAGGAGAGCGACTACGTCATCGACCTGGGACCGCAGGCGGGCGAGCATGGCGGCGAGGTGGTGTTCGCCGGCTCCTACGGCGAGCTGCTGGCGAGCGAGACCTCCCTCACCGCCGACTACCTGACCCAGCGCCGGTCCATTCCGCTGCCGGTGCGCTACCGCCCGCTGATCCGGGGGCGCACCCTGGACATCCTCGGCGCCCGCGCCAACAACCTCAAGAACATCGACGTGAGCATCCCGCTGGGACGGCTGGTGTGCGTCACCGGCGTGTCCGGCTCGGGCAAGTCGAGCCTCGTGGACGAGGTCATCGCCCACAACATCCGCCGCCTCAAGGCCTCGCCGCTGGCCACCCTGACGGACTGCGACGAGATCCGCGGCATCGACCGCATCCCCGAGGTGATCCTGGTGGACCAGTCGCCGCTGGGAACCACGCCCCGGTCCAACCCGGTGACCTACATGAAGGCGTTCGACCCCATCCGGCGCCTGTTCGCCGGCGTGGACCTGTCGCGCTTCCGCGGCTACACGCCGTCCACCTTCTCGTTCAACGTGGAGGGCGGACGCTGCGAGTCGTGCCGCGGCGAGGGCTTCGAGAAGATCGAGATGCAGTTCCTCTCGGACGTGTACGCCACCTGCTCGGAGTGCGGCGGCGCGCGCTACCGCCAGGAGGTGCTGGAGGTCACCTACCGCGGCAAGAACATCCACGACGTGCTCGGGCTCACCATCGCCGAGGCCATGAAGTTCTTCGGCGACCAGCCGGAGATCGCGCGCGGGCTGCGGCCGCTGGTCCGGGTGGGCCTCGACTACCTGCGCCTGGGGCAGCCCGTGACCACCCTGTCGGGCGGCGAGTCCCAGCGCCTCAAGCTGGCCTCCCACATCGTCCGGGCCACCAAGACCGGCACGCTGTTCATCTTCGACGAGCCCACCACCGGCCTGCACTTCCACGACATACGCCGGCTGCTGTCCGCCCTGCAGGAGCTCATCGACCAGGGCCACTCGGTGATGGTCATCGAGCACAACCCCGAGGTCATCAAGTGCGCCGACCACATCATCGACCTGGGGCCCGAGGGCGGCGACGGCGGCGGCGAGGTGGTGGCCACGGGCACGCCGCCGGAAGTGGCGGCGGTGGAGAGCTCCCACACCGGTCGCTACCTGAAGGACCACCTGCGCCCGTCCTCGTCCCGCTTCAGCCCGACGCTGGCCAAGACGCAGCCGCAACCGCGGACGGCGGCGCGGTCCGCCGCACCTGCGCCGAACGGGAAGGCCGACGACGGAAGCGGAGACGGAAACGCGTCCAACGGGCAAGCCGCCGAGACGCCGGGCTCCAACGGAACGGCGCTCAACGGCGCCGGGGCCATCCAGATCATCGGCGCCCGGGAGCACAACCTCAAGGGCATCGACGTGGACATCCCGCGGGACCAGCTCGTGGTGGTGACCGGCCTCAGCGGCTCGGGCAAGTCGTCGCTTGCCTTCGACATCATCTACGCCGACGGCCAGCGCCGCTACATCGACAGTTTGTCCGCCTACGCGCGCCAGTTCATGAAGATCATGGCGCGGCCCAACGTCGACGTACTCGCGGGCATCCCGCCCACCGTGGCCATCGAGCAGCGCCTGAGCCAGGGCGGCCGCAACTCCACCGTGGCCACGGTCACGGAGCTCTACCACTACCTGCGCCTGCTCTACTCCAAGGTGGGCAAGCAGCACTGCCCGCAGTGCGGCGGCGCCATCACCGCGCTCACCCGCAGCCGCATCCTCGACCGGGTGGGGCGCAGGTACCGCGGCAAGGACATCACCGTGCTGAGCCCGGTGGTGCGCGGACGCAAGGGCTACCACAAGGACGTGATGATGGCCGCGCGCCGGTTGGGGTATGGCCGCGCGCGTATCGACGGGACCGTGACCGCCCTCAGCGCGTCGCTCCTCCAAAAGGGCCTCGGGCGCTTCCACGAGCACGACATCGACATCGTCGTGGGCACGGCCAAGGCCGGACGCCTGAGCATGGAGACGGTGCTGGGCCAGGGGCTGCGCCTCGGCAACGGGGTCATCCACGTGCTCTCCGAGGGCGCCGAGGAGGTCTACAACGAGCGCCTCTTCTGCCGCGCCTGCGGCGTCGGCTACGAGCCCCTGGACCCGCGGTTGTTCTCCTTCAACAGCCGGCAGGGGGCCTGCCCGGACTGCCGCGGCGTGGGCTCCTCCGAGGAATTCGACGCGGACCTGGTGATACCCGACCCGCGATTGAGCCTTACGGAAGTGGTGGAGCGCCTGTGCGCGGAGGCGCCCGAGGGGCGTGCGGGCCTAAAGCGCCGGCTCAACCAGTGCCAGGGCGAGTTGGAGCGGAAGCTCGGCATCCCCGGCGACGTGCCCATCGGCAAGCTGTCGGCGAAGCAGCGGGAGGTACTGCTCCACGGTCGCTCACGCCCGTCGGTGTCCGGTCTTCTCACGGTGCTCGCCGGGCTCCAGGTGAAGAGCGACGGTCCGCTGGGCGGCTATCTGGCGTCGTTCGTGAGCGAGCGCACCTGCCCGTCGTGCGAGGGCGCCCGGCTCAACGCGAGGGCGCGCAGCGTGCGCGTGGCCGGGAGAGCCATCTGGCAGGTCACCGCCCTGTCGGTGAAGGAAGCACTGGGGCGCTTCGCCTCCCTGGAGGAGCGGCTGACCGCCAACGGCGCGGACGCGGAACGGTTGGTGCTGGAGAAGACCCAGAAGGAGATCCACCACAAGCTGCGTTTCCTGGACGAGGTGGGACTGGGCTACCTGACGCTGGACCGGCGCGCCAACACCCTGTCCGGCGGAGAGGCCCAGCGGGTGCGGCTGGCGGCGCAGCTCGGCTCCAACCTGCGCGGCGTCTGCTACATCCTGGACGAGCCCACCATCGGCCTGCACACCCGCGACAACAACCGGCTGCTGGCTACCCTGCGGCGGCTGGTGGAGGCGGGCAACACCGTGCTGGTGGTGGAGCACGACGAGACCACCATCCGGGCGGCGGACGTGCTCGTGGACCTCGGCCCGGGCGCGGGCGTGCGCGGCGGCCAAGTGGTGGCCATGGGCTCGCCCGACGAAGTGTGCGCCAATCCCGCCTCGGTCACGGGCGCGTTCCTGGGCACCGCCCGCCGCCGGCTGTGGCCCGAGCGGCCCCTCAGGGGCGGCGACTGGCTGGTGGTGACCGGCGCCCGGGAGAACAACCTCAAGAACCTCAAGGTGCGCCTGCCCCTGGGCAAGTGGACCTGCGTCACCGGCGTATCCGGCTCGGGCAAGAGCACCTTGGTGAAGGAGGTGCTGTTCAAGGGGCTCAAGGCACGGCTGGGACAGAACGCGGGGCGCCCGGGGCGGCACGAGGGCCTCGCCGGCTGTGAGCCCATCGAGCGCGCCGTGGAGGTGGACCAGACCCCCATCGGCAAGACGCCGCGTTCGGTGCCGGCCTCCTACGTCGGCTTCCTCGACGAGATCCGCCGCATCTACGCGCTGCATCCCGAGGCGCGCATGCGCGGCTACACCCCGAGCCGGTTCTCGTTCAACGTCAGCGGCGGGCGCTGCGACGAGTGCGCCGGCCAGGGCAGGATCCGCAAGGAGATGAGCTTCCTTCCCGACGTGTTCGTGGACTGCGACGTCTGCGGCGGCGAGCGCTTCAACGAGGAGACCCTGTCGGTCCGGTTCAACGGCAAGAACATCTCCGAGGTGCTGAACATGACGGTGGAAGAGGCGGTGGAGTTCTTCGGCGCCTTCCCCAAGGCCTACCGCCCGCTCAAGCTCCTGGACGACATCGGCATGGGCTACATCACGCTGGGACAGGCCAGCAACACCCTGTCCGGCGGCGAGGCCCAACGCATCAAGTTGGCCTACGAACTCGGCAAGGAGTCCCGCGGCAGGACCCTCTACATCCTCGATGAGCCCACCACCGGCCTCCACTTCGCCGACGTCGAGAAGCTCATCGACATCCTCCACCGCCTGGTGGACGCCGGCAACACCGTCATCACCATCGAGCACAACCTCGAGATCATCAAGGACGCCGACTACCTCGTCGACCTCGGCCCCGAAGGCGGCGACAAGGGCGGCCGCGTGGTCGCGCACGGCCCGCCGTCCAAGGTCGCCCGGGACGGCAAGCGGTCGTACACGGCGCGAGCGCTGAAGGAGTATCTGGAGGCGAATGGAGCGGGCTACGCAGGACCTTGCCCGGAGAAACGCTGCCTGTGA
- a CDS encoding iron-sulfur cluster assembly protein: protein MVTKEQVYEALQDCYDPEIPVNIVDLGLVYDVEVADDTVEVKMTLTAPGCGMGGMIAANAESLIREIPGVKEATVDLVWDPPWDPSRISEEARQKLGIG, encoded by the coding sequence ATGGTTACCAAGGAACAGGTGTATGAAGCCCTGCAGGACTGCTACGACCCCGAGATCCCGGTGAACATCGTGGACCTCGGCCTCGTCTACGACGTCGAGGTGGCGGACGACACCGTCGAGGTCAAGATGACCCTGACCGCGCCGGGATGCGGCATGGGCGGCATGATCGCGGCCAACGCCGAGTCCCTCATCAGGGAGATCCCCGGGGTCAAGGAAGCCACCGTCGACCTCGTGTGGGATCCGCCCTGGGACCCCAGCCGCATCAGCGAGGAAGCACGGCAGAAGCTCGGCATCGGATAA
- a CDS encoding DUF971 domain-containing protein, giving the protein MAFPVEINHVKAQGIVRITWDDGHVGEYPKGYIRGYCPCALCQGHDSAVEKRFVEVPDAGLVAIEPVGNYAVGFRWSDGHSTGIYTFDYLRSLCPCEECEKTERPAP; this is encoded by the coding sequence ATGGCGTTCCCCGTGGAAATCAACCACGTCAAGGCCCAGGGCATCGTGCGCATTACCTGGGACGATGGGCACGTGGGCGAATATCCGAAGGGATACATCCGGGGTTACTGTCCCTGCGCCCTGTGTCAGGGACACGATTCCGCCGTCGAGAAGCGTTTCGTGGAAGTGCCGGACGCGGGCTTGGTGGCCATCGAGCCGGTGGGCAACTATGCCGTCGGTTTCCGCTGGAGCGACGGCCACAGCACCGGCATCTACACGTTCGACTATCTGCGTTCGCTGTGTCCATGTGAGGAGTGTGAGAAGACCGAGCGACCTGCCCCATAG